The following coding sequences lie in one Myxococcus xanthus genomic window:
- a CDS encoding HAD family hydrolase, whose product MLLRAVIFDLDGTLVDSLGDIADATNHALAHHGLPTHPESAYLRFVGSGVRELIRRAVPSGQDALIEPVLASYKAYYDDHLFDRTAHYPGIPEMLTALAAQGTKLAVLSNKSDDFVKRLVARLLPQASFAAVYGERPELPRKPDPTAALALASELGVPPAACGFVGDTSIDMDTARAAGMYGVGVAWGFREVDELKAHGARAVAATAAELLAALRDARP is encoded by the coding sequence ATGCTGCTTCGTGCCGTCATCTTCGACCTCGATGGAACCCTGGTGGACTCGCTGGGGGACATCGCCGATGCGACGAACCATGCGCTGGCCCACCACGGTCTGCCCACCCATCCGGAGTCCGCGTACCTGCGCTTCGTGGGCAGCGGTGTCCGGGAGTTGATTCGCCGGGCGGTGCCTTCAGGGCAGGACGCGCTCATCGAGCCGGTGCTGGCCTCCTACAAGGCCTACTACGACGACCACCTCTTCGACCGCACCGCGCACTACCCGGGCATCCCGGAGATGCTGACCGCGCTGGCCGCGCAGGGCACGAAGCTGGCGGTGCTCAGCAACAAGTCAGACGACTTCGTGAAGCGCCTGGTCGCGCGCCTGCTGCCACAAGCCTCCTTCGCCGCCGTGTACGGCGAGCGGCCGGAGCTGCCGCGCAAGCCGGACCCGACGGCGGCGCTGGCGTTGGCCTCGGAGCTGGGCGTACCACCCGCGGCCTGCGGCTTCGTGGGGGACACGTCCATCGACATGGACACGGCGCGCGCGGCGGGGATGTACGGCGTGGGCGTGGCCTGGGGCTTCCGCGAGGTGGACGAGCTGAAGGCCCACGGCGCGCGCGCGGTGGCCGCCACCGCGGCGGAGTTGCTGGCGGCGCTGCGGGATGCCAGGCCTTGA
- a CDS encoding HupE/UreJ family protein gives MSRVALLSLLLVSLSAQAQKPSDSYLRLTEADGQGVSGRWDVSLQDLDDVLGLDAGGDGAITWGEVLAREADIRSYVLGRLVLGSEGAPCALVSQGGLHIRQHSDGAYAVVDFDARCTGSAARLDVDYTLLFDHDPLHRGIVRVGAREPLIFSVSQHFARVHLRDESPWRTAERMTVEGALHVVTRPDHLLFLFALLLPSVLRRDVDGRWVAVSGFGTALWDVVKVVSAFTVAHALTLVAATLGWASLPPRFVSIAFALGILVAALDNVRPLGWGTRWTVAFVLGLLHGFGFASVLAGMGLSAGSLALALLGFNLGVELGQVAFVAALLPLAFVLRKAPLYRRAVVVGGSVAIALLACLWLAERALGLGVSVT, from the coding sequence ATGAGCCGCGTTGCCCTGCTGTCGCTCCTGCTGGTCTCCCTGTCCGCCCAGGCGCAAAAGCCGAGCGACAGCTACCTGCGACTGACCGAGGCGGACGGCCAAGGCGTCTCCGGCCGGTGGGACGTGTCGCTCCAGGACCTGGACGACGTCCTCGGGTTGGACGCGGGCGGAGACGGCGCCATCACCTGGGGCGAGGTGCTGGCGCGCGAGGCCGACATCCGGAGCTATGTGCTCGGCCGGCTGGTGCTCGGGTCGGAAGGTGCACCCTGTGCGCTCGTTTCCCAGGGCGGGCTGCACATCAGGCAGCACTCGGACGGGGCCTATGCGGTGGTGGACTTCGACGCGCGCTGCACCGGCTCCGCCGCGCGGTTGGACGTGGACTACACGCTGCTGTTCGACCACGACCCGCTTCACCGGGGCATCGTGCGCGTGGGCGCGCGCGAGCCGCTCATCTTCTCCGTGTCCCAGCACTTCGCGCGGGTGCACCTGCGGGACGAGTCTCCCTGGCGCACCGCGGAGCGCATGACGGTGGAGGGGGCGTTGCACGTCGTGACTCGGCCCGACCACCTGCTCTTTCTCTTCGCGCTGCTGCTGCCCTCGGTCCTGCGCCGTGACGTGGACGGGCGGTGGGTGGCCGTCTCGGGTTTCGGCACGGCGTTGTGGGACGTGGTGAAGGTGGTGTCCGCCTTCACGGTGGCGCACGCGCTGACGTTGGTCGCCGCCACGCTGGGCTGGGCATCCCTGCCGCCGCGCTTCGTGTCGATCGCCTTCGCGCTGGGCATCCTGGTGGCGGCGCTCGACAACGTTCGCCCGTTGGGGTGGGGGACTCGCTGGACGGTGGCCTTCGTGCTGGGGCTGCTGCACGGCTTCGGCTTCGCGTCGGTGCTGGCGGGGATGGGGCTGTCCGCGGGAAGCCTCGCGCTGGCGCTGCTGGGCTTCAACCTGGGCGTGGAGCTGGGACAGGTGGCCTTCGTGGCCGCGTTGCTGCCCCTGGCTTTCGTCTTGCGCAAGGCGCCGCTCTACCGCCGCGCGGTCGTCGTGGGCGGCTCGGTGGCCATCGCGCTGCTGGCGTGTCTCTGGTTGGCGGAGCGCGCCCTGGGCCTGGGCGTGTCGGTTACCTGA
- a CDS encoding tetratricopeptide repeat protein has product MRAPMCRRPSAARRAVVLATAWVLGCGRSPSFGEREPFIPRDSAEVLARVPAVGVDARARERAALRKALAGHAGQLDMALRLARLEVEASRVLGEPRYLGRAQAVLRPWWELATPPLGVRLVRATFHHARRDFPAALEDLDAVVKEDPGNVDAWLLRAEVLGIRGEHAEAAHSCARLTALTSSLTVAVCEARVRSLAGHSRKAHALLSEALRRSERSQESRTRALATLAEAAALAGDAGLAERYFLRAISLDSKDYAARAAYADLLLDAGRAREAAVVVMDHTQDDRLLLRHALAENALRSSRAPEVAHALSRRFEESRLRGDSLLAREEARFALQVEKAPEKALRLAQAVWASQREPWDVRLLIEAALAAGRPEAARPALDFLQASGCEDPGLVFLAERVRSLLP; this is encoded by the coding sequence ATGCGAGCTCCGATGTGCCGCCGCCCTTCCGCCGCGAGACGCGCCGTGGTCCTGGCCACGGCGTGGGTACTCGGTTGTGGGCGCTCGCCTTCCTTCGGGGAGCGCGAGCCCTTCATCCCCCGGGACAGCGCGGAGGTCCTGGCGCGCGTGCCGGCTGTCGGTGTGGATGCGCGCGCCCGCGAGCGTGCCGCGCTTCGCAAGGCCCTGGCCGGGCACGCCGGACAGTTGGACATGGCGCTGCGCCTGGCGCGGTTGGAAGTCGAGGCAAGCCGCGTGTTGGGAGAGCCTCGCTACCTGGGGCGCGCACAGGCGGTGCTGCGTCCGTGGTGGGAGCTGGCCACGCCGCCGCTTGGTGTGCGGCTGGTACGCGCCACCTTCCACCACGCGCGGCGCGACTTTCCGGCGGCCTTGGAGGACCTGGACGCGGTGGTGAAGGAGGACCCCGGCAACGTCGACGCGTGGTTGCTGCGCGCGGAGGTGTTGGGGATTCGAGGCGAGCATGCCGAGGCGGCCCACAGCTGCGCGAGGCTCACCGCGTTGACTTCTTCGTTGACGGTCGCGGTGTGCGAGGCCCGGGTACGAAGCCTCGCGGGCCATTCGCGCAAGGCGCACGCGCTCCTGTCGGAGGCGCTGCGGCGCAGCGAGCGCAGTCAGGAGTCACGCACGCGTGCACTGGCCACGCTGGCGGAGGCCGCCGCGCTGGCGGGGGATGCCGGTCTGGCGGAGCGTTACTTCCTCCGGGCAATCTCGCTGGATTCGAAGGACTACGCCGCACGCGCGGCCTACGCGGACCTGCTGCTGGACGCGGGCCGCGCGCGGGAGGCGGCCGTCGTGGTGATGGACCACACGCAGGACGACCGGTTGCTCCTGCGCCACGCGTTGGCGGAGAACGCGCTCCGGTCGTCTCGCGCGCCCGAAGTCGCCCACGCCTTGTCCCGCAGGTTCGAGGAGAGCCGCCTGCGGGGGGACAGTCTCCTCGCGCGCGAGGAGGCCCGCTTCGCGCTCCAGGTGGAGAAGGCGCCGGAGAAGGCACTCCGGCTGGCGCAGGCCGTGTGGGCGTCACAGCGTGAGCCATGGGACGTGCGGCTGTTGATTGAAGCCGCGCTGGCCGCGGGCAGACCGGAGGCGGCCCGGCCCGCGCTGGACTTCCTTCAAGCTTCGGGCTGCGAGGACCCGGGGCTCGTCTTCCTGGCCGAGCGCGTGCGGAGTCTGCTGCCATGA
- a CDS encoding ExbD/TolR family protein, which translates to MAGGMDTGGGKGGKKSLDTSINLTAFIDLMAVTISFLILTAVWTQIGRLQVSQAGGPSTEEEQQQEEQTKTVQLNLLITPTELRLTADQSAFDPIPLTKDAKGKTDLTKLVARFKELKAQLPDQSAITLQPEDKVRYEDLVRIIDECIGAGLPQVSVSAAMG; encoded by the coding sequence ATGGCCGGCGGAATGGACACAGGTGGAGGCAAAGGCGGCAAGAAGTCGCTCGACACCTCCATCAACCTCACGGCATTCATCGACCTGATGGCGGTGACCATCAGCTTCCTCATCCTGACGGCGGTCTGGACCCAGATTGGCCGGCTCCAGGTTTCGCAGGCGGGTGGCCCCTCCACGGAGGAGGAGCAGCAGCAGGAAGAGCAGACCAAGACGGTCCAGCTCAACCTGCTCATCACGCCCACGGAGCTGCGGCTGACCGCGGACCAGAGCGCTTTCGATCCGATTCCCCTCACCAAGGATGCGAAGGGCAAGACGGACCTGACCAAGCTGGTGGCGCGCTTCAAGGAACTGAAGGCGCAGCTGCCGGACCAGTCCGCCATCACCCTGCAACCTGAAGACAAGGTCCGCTACGAGGACCTGGTCCGCATCATTGACGAGTGCATCGGCGCTGGGTTGCCCCAGGTGTCGGTGTCCGCGGCGATGGGCTAG
- a CDS encoding MotA/TolQ/ExbB proton channel family protein: MDLASVTNLTVLANVGGPQRGFFEEIAMRWEAGQWGMYPIAACLIVALAIMVERSIILFGKASINKEAFLRGLKKHIYAGDLDKAINYVAGQKSTPLTNVIKAGLMNVPKGNDEVQAALDEASLRETPKIEARTGYLAMLGNAAMLAGLLGTVSGLIACFEAVANVNPADKAAILAIGISEAMNCTGFGLLTAIPALISFSVLTGRTQSLINDINETSVSVLNLIVANKDKFKNLNVPTAARDEE; the protein is encoded by the coding sequence ATGGACCTGGCGTCTGTGACGAACCTGACCGTGCTGGCGAATGTCGGCGGCCCTCAGCGGGGCTTCTTCGAAGAAATCGCCATGCGCTGGGAGGCCGGCCAGTGGGGTATGTACCCCATCGCCGCCTGCCTCATCGTGGCACTCGCCATCATGGTCGAGCGAAGCATCATCCTTTTCGGCAAGGCCTCCATCAACAAGGAGGCCTTCCTGCGTGGCCTGAAGAAGCACATCTACGCGGGTGACCTGGACAAGGCCATCAACTACGTGGCTGGCCAGAAGTCCACGCCGCTGACGAACGTCATCAAGGCCGGTCTGATGAACGTTCCGAAGGGCAACGACGAGGTCCAGGCCGCGCTCGACGAGGCCAGCCTCCGCGAGACGCCGAAGATCGAGGCCCGCACCGGTTACCTCGCCATGCTCGGCAACGCGGCGATGCTCGCCGGTCTGCTCGGAACGGTGTCCGGTCTCATCGCCTGCTTCGAGGCCGTGGCCAACGTGAACCCGGCCGACAAGGCGGCGATTCTCGCCATCGGTATTTCTGAAGCCATGAACTGCACCGGCTTCGGTCTGCTCACGGCCATCCCGGCGCTGATCTCCTTCTCCGTGCTGACGGGCCGCACGCAGAGCCTCATCAACGACATCAACGAGACCAGCGTCTCCGTCCTCAACCTCATCGTGGCCAACAAGGACAAGTTCAAGAACCTGAACGTCCCCACGGCGGCTCGCGACGAGGAGTAG
- a CDS encoding MASE1 domain-containing protein has translation MPFMDTRRVGGRVSGGWVIFGLLQASVRGVRGRHLLEMLGLVVVYLLAGALGLQVAIVGNISPAWPPAGVSLAALLVLGVSRWPGVFVGASVISVLGDVPVVASLGVGVGSTLAAVLGVGLLRWLGFDKGLERIRDVVALCAGAGALCLGVSAWAGVASLVLGGRLPSTSLAAGLRVWWVGDLMGVLVVAPPLMLFKRWSWPRRGGEAVVLAGLTTVLGGAIFFVPDLPHSAAHAAAFLLFPMSAWAALRFGPRGAAAATLCIAAASIVGTARGQGPFATDDLTQDLLVLQLFIAANAVTGLLLAAASTERQRAIGQLQLLGTSVRSVHEGVLIAEVRAGGALRTVFANQALCSLLGYRLEELVGQDPCSLYGAQEPEFRQRTRQSLFAGEPVFAEVKLAHKQGDLVWSEVLLSPVRATGEDITHFVATHRDISATKELQARLVAAERVAAVGTLAAGVGHEINNPLAYLVLNLEAAERGLSQGGMSGMRDAMANMRGALEGAERIRLIVRDLQVFSRQGNQDPGLVDLNALVPPAVRIISHALRHRARLVEEFGPVPRVSGSEARLGQVLLNLLVNAMQAIPEGNPSMNEVRVRTSTDASGRARVDVVDSGAGIPAHVLPRIFEAFYTTKSSGEGTGLGLAICQQIVRAHGGELEVRSEPGRGSVFSVLLPPARVQASTPPRPLPRASLPQPSAARRGRVLVVDDEPRLAQSMRLLLEPFHDVVTTTRGSEALALVDAGHRFDVILCDLQMPETDGAAVYQHLCAHAPDQAARVVFISGGAYTPESRAFIDTVPTRVLEKPVRPDLLMTTVAAALTAVDAMGPEPRVDEASPVAAVGGVRH, from the coding sequence ATGCCCTTCATGGATACCCGCCGGGTCGGCGGGCGGGTGTCGGGGGGATGGGTCATCTTCGGGCTGCTCCAAGCCAGTGTACGTGGAGTCCGAGGCCGGCATCTGCTGGAGATGCTGGGGCTGGTCGTCGTGTACCTCCTCGCGGGGGCCCTGGGGCTGCAGGTGGCCATCGTGGGCAACATCAGCCCGGCCTGGCCTCCGGCGGGGGTGTCCCTGGCGGCGCTGCTCGTGCTGGGGGTGTCACGCTGGCCCGGCGTCTTCGTGGGCGCGTCGGTCATTTCGGTCCTGGGGGATGTGCCCGTTGTGGCCTCGCTCGGCGTGGGCGTGGGCAGCACGCTGGCGGCCGTGCTCGGCGTGGGCCTTCTGCGGTGGTTGGGTTTCGACAAGGGGCTGGAGCGGATCCGCGATGTCGTCGCGCTGTGCGCGGGAGCGGGCGCGCTGTGCCTGGGCGTGAGCGCATGGGCGGGCGTGGCGAGCCTCGTGCTGGGTGGGCGGCTTCCCTCAACGTCCCTGGCCGCGGGCCTGCGGGTGTGGTGGGTGGGGGACTTGATGGGGGTGCTCGTGGTGGCGCCGCCGTTGATGCTGTTCAAGCGGTGGTCCTGGCCGCGGCGAGGCGGCGAGGCGGTGGTGCTCGCGGGGCTCACCACCGTGCTGGGCGGCGCCATCTTCTTCGTGCCGGACCTGCCGCACAGCGCGGCGCACGCGGCCGCCTTCCTCCTCTTCCCCATGTCCGCCTGGGCCGCGCTTCGCTTCGGTCCTCGGGGCGCGGCGGCGGCCACGCTGTGCATCGCCGCCGCTTCCATCGTGGGCACCGCGCGGGGGCAGGGGCCCTTCGCCACGGATGACCTGACGCAGGACTTGTTGGTGTTGCAGCTCTTCATCGCCGCCAACGCCGTCACCGGGCTGCTGCTGGCGGCGGCGAGCACCGAGCGTCAGCGCGCCATCGGCCAGCTCCAACTGCTGGGCACCTCCGTGCGGAGCGTGCACGAAGGCGTCCTCATCGCGGAGGTCCGCGCGGGAGGCGCGCTGCGCACCGTGTTCGCGAACCAGGCGCTGTGCTCGCTCCTGGGATACCGGCTGGAGGAACTGGTGGGCCAGGACCCGTGCTCGCTCTATGGCGCGCAGGAGCCGGAGTTCCGTCAGCGCACGCGGCAGTCACTGTTCGCGGGCGAGCCGGTGTTCGCGGAGGTGAAGCTGGCGCACAAGCAGGGCGACCTCGTGTGGAGCGAGGTGCTGCTGTCCCCGGTGCGGGCCACGGGCGAGGACATCACCCATTTCGTGGCCACCCACCGCGACATTTCCGCGACCAAGGAGCTCCAGGCCCGCCTGGTGGCGGCCGAACGTGTGGCGGCGGTGGGGACGCTCGCGGCCGGTGTGGGGCACGAAATCAACAACCCGCTGGCCTACCTGGTGCTGAACCTGGAGGCCGCCGAGCGCGGATTGAGCCAGGGCGGCATGTCGGGCATGCGCGACGCGATGGCCAACATGCGGGGTGCGTTGGAAGGCGCCGAGCGCATCCGCCTCATCGTCCGGGACCTCCAGGTGTTCAGCCGCCAGGGGAACCAGGACCCGGGGCTGGTGGACCTCAACGCGCTGGTGCCGCCCGCGGTGCGCATCATCAGCCACGCGCTGCGCCACCGCGCGCGGTTGGTGGAGGAGTTCGGTCCGGTGCCGCGCGTGTCGGGGAGCGAGGCGCGCCTGGGACAGGTGCTGCTCAACCTGTTGGTGAATGCGATGCAGGCCATCCCGGAGGGCAACCCATCCATGAACGAGGTGCGCGTGCGCACCAGCACGGATGCCTCCGGCCGGGCCCGCGTGGACGTGGTGGACAGCGGCGCGGGGATTCCCGCGCACGTGCTGCCGCGCATCTTCGAGGCCTTCTACACCACCAAGTCCAGCGGCGAGGGCACGGGGCTGGGGCTCGCCATCTGCCAGCAGATTGTCCGCGCGCACGGGGGCGAGCTGGAGGTCCGCAGCGAGCCGGGCCGGGGCTCCGTCTTCAGTGTGCTGTTGCCGCCCGCGCGCGTGCAGGCATCCACGCCGCCGCGGCCGTTGCCCCGCGCCAGTCTGCCTCAGCCCTCCGCGGCCCGGCGGGGCCGGGTGCTGGTGGTGGATGATGAGCCGCGCCTCGCGCAGTCCATGCGGCTGCTGCTGGAGCCGTTCCACGACGTCGTCACCACCACGCGGGGCAGCGAGGCGCTGGCGCTGGTGGACGCGGGCCACCGCTTCGACGTCATCCTGTGTGACTTGCAGATGCCGGAGACGGACGGCGCCGCCGTCTACCAGCATCTATGCGCCCACGCGCCGGACCAGGCCGCGCGGGTGGTGTTCATCTCCGGCGGTGCCTATACGCCGGAGTCCCGCGCGTTCATCGACACCGTGCCCACCCGCGTCTTGGAGAAGCCCGTTCGGCCGGACCTGCTCATGACCACGGTGGCCGCGGCCCTGACGGCAGTGGACGCGATGGGGCCGGAGCCGCGCGTGGATGAGGCGTCGCCCGTGGCGGCCGTTGGCGGCGTGCGGCACTGA
- a CDS encoding general secretion pathway protein GspE — translation MARKRIGELLLEQRAISVAQLEAGLAAHRKSGQRLGATLIAQGAITEATLADALSQALGLPRVDLAATTPEWAAVHMLRARFCEQHDLFPVALESTGGRKQLVVAMSDPLNVTAVEEIEFTTGLKVSPRVAPLSTVRGAILRYYHKVPVASPSASRPAPARPAAKPVKAAPPVTRPTAPPSEEDDDEEVIIGEELPPGEATQRTSLAELIRAREEQSKQKRGQGGAAKPKAPVANAGGVLDDLDYLFGQAREDPDRVEELERKFWALMRIMARKGLLTNEEFTRELDDEDKASGES, via the coding sequence ATGGCGAGGAAGCGCATTGGCGAGCTCCTGTTGGAGCAGCGGGCGATCAGCGTCGCCCAGCTCGAGGCGGGGCTCGCAGCTCACCGGAAATCAGGACAACGGCTGGGGGCCACCCTCATCGCGCAGGGTGCCATCACGGAGGCCACGCTCGCGGACGCGCTGAGCCAGGCCCTGGGGCTGCCGCGAGTGGACCTCGCGGCCACCACGCCGGAGTGGGCCGCGGTGCACATGCTGCGCGCGCGCTTCTGCGAACAGCACGACTTGTTCCCCGTCGCACTGGAAAGCACGGGCGGGCGCAAACAGCTCGTGGTGGCGATGAGTGATCCGCTCAACGTGACGGCGGTGGAGGAGATTGAGTTCACCACCGGCCTCAAGGTCAGCCCGCGCGTGGCGCCGCTGTCCACCGTGCGTGGCGCCATCCTCCGCTACTACCACAAGGTGCCGGTGGCCTCGCCCTCCGCCAGCCGCCCCGCGCCCGCGAGGCCCGCCGCGAAGCCGGTGAAGGCCGCGCCGCCGGTGACACGCCCCACGGCGCCGCCGTCCGAAGAGGATGACGACGAGGAGGTCATCATCGGCGAGGAGCTGCCGCCCGGCGAGGCGACGCAGCGCACGTCCCTGGCGGAGCTGATTCGCGCCCGCGAGGAGCAGAGCAAGCAGAAGCGCGGACAGGGCGGCGCCGCGAAGCCCAAGGCCCCCGTGGCGAACGCGGGCGGCGTGCTGGACGACCTGGACTACCTCTTCGGACAAGCGCGAGAAGACCCGGATCGCGTCGAGGAGCTGGAGCGGAAGTTCTGGGCGCTGATGCGCATCATGGCGCGCAAGGGCCTGCTCACGAACGAGGAGTTCACCCGCGAGCTGGACGACGAGGACAAGGCCAGCGGCGAGTCGTGA
- a CDS encoding alpha/beta hydrolase family protein, translating into MARVLRTHPVDVLFAGLSRRARLFSQGWGDEQFLEEVAAAAPFQQRPPPIAPEWSAPRLQRGLQVRDGTFPSPLARLDAAARTAHVRWLSAGQGPSRGACVVLAASREEGFSLRERMYAPLAREGIDLFLLENPYYGLRRPVGQKGGALRTVSDHVLMNLGMVDEARALLAWLRSEGHARLGVAGYSMGGYMAALTAAVVPEPLAVAALAAGASPVPVFTQGLLSWSIAFALLDGPRRDAEQARSRLGRIFDLANLARFPPPRQPEAAVLVACRRDGFVPGDETLALHAHWPRSELRWVDAGHVTALFTERAALCAAIRDALSRVEATT; encoded by the coding sequence ATGGCGCGGGTGCTGCGAACCCATCCGGTGGACGTCCTCTTCGCGGGCCTGTCCCGCCGCGCCCGGCTCTTCTCCCAGGGCTGGGGTGATGAGCAGTTCCTCGAAGAGGTCGCGGCGGCCGCGCCGTTCCAGCAACGGCCTCCGCCCATCGCGCCCGAGTGGAGCGCGCCCCGGCTCCAACGCGGTCTCCAGGTCCGGGATGGCACCTTTCCGTCTCCGCTGGCCCGGCTCGACGCGGCAGCGCGCACGGCCCATGTCCGGTGGCTGAGCGCGGGGCAAGGGCCCTCACGCGGCGCCTGCGTCGTGCTCGCTGCGTCCCGTGAGGAGGGCTTCTCCCTGCGAGAGCGCATGTACGCGCCGCTCGCGCGGGAAGGCATCGACCTGTTCCTGCTGGAGAACCCCTATTACGGCCTGCGCCGTCCCGTGGGGCAGAAGGGCGGCGCGCTGCGCACCGTCAGCGACCACGTCTTGATGAACCTGGGCATGGTCGACGAGGCCCGCGCGCTGCTCGCGTGGCTGCGGAGTGAGGGCCATGCGCGCCTGGGCGTGGCGGGCTACAGCATGGGCGGCTACATGGCGGCGCTGACGGCGGCCGTCGTCCCGGAGCCGCTCGCCGTGGCGGCGCTCGCGGCTGGAGCGTCTCCCGTCCCCGTCTTCACGCAGGGGCTGCTGTCCTGGTCCATTGCCTTTGCATTGCTGGATGGCCCCCGGCGCGACGCGGAGCAGGCCCGGAGTCGGCTGGGACGGATTTTCGACCTGGCGAACCTCGCGCGCTTCCCGCCTCCGAGGCAGCCCGAAGCGGCCGTCCTGGTGGCCTGCCGACGTGACGGGTTCGTGCCCGGTGATGAAACGCTCGCGCTGCACGCGCACTGGCCCCGAAGCGAGCTGCGCTGGGTGGACGCCGGGCACGTCACCGCGCTCTTCACGGAGCGGGCCGCGCTGTGCGCCGCCATCCGGGACGCGCTATCGCGGGTGGAGGCCACCACGTGA
- a CDS encoding LON peptidase substrate-binding domain-containing protein: MTAQERIERAASALKVFPLPSAVLFPHTVIPLHIFEPRYRALVRDALAGDRVLALSQLEPGWEGNYGGRPPMLPMMCAGVIVWDEQVEEGRYNILLQGVSRIRMTSELTTEKAYREVLAEVLPDVPYEGPEEEQLRQAVFELAGRVPPSFAENLLPVAARAQGGMLADVVASAVIPEPERRQELLAELDVRKRLEGVLEDVGALIGRLQPLRPTGPLN, encoded by the coding sequence ATGACCGCTCAAGAACGCATCGAGCGTGCCGCCAGCGCGCTGAAGGTCTTCCCCCTCCCGTCGGCGGTGCTGTTCCCGCACACCGTCATTCCGCTGCACATCTTCGAGCCGCGCTACCGGGCCCTCGTCCGGGACGCACTCGCGGGCGACCGCGTCCTGGCGCTGTCCCAGCTCGAGCCCGGTTGGGAAGGCAACTATGGGGGCCGGCCGCCCATGCTGCCCATGATGTGCGCGGGCGTCATCGTCTGGGACGAACAGGTGGAGGAGGGGCGCTACAACATCCTCCTCCAGGGCGTGAGCCGCATCCGCATGACGTCCGAGCTGACGACGGAAAAGGCCTACCGGGAGGTGCTCGCGGAGGTGCTGCCGGACGTGCCCTACGAGGGCCCCGAGGAGGAGCAGTTGCGGCAGGCCGTCTTCGAGCTGGCCGGCCGCGTCCCGCCGTCCTTCGCGGAGAACCTGCTGCCGGTGGCCGCGCGGGCCCAGGGCGGCATGCTCGCGGACGTGGTGGCCTCCGCCGTCATCCCGGAGCCGGAGCGGCGGCAGGAACTGCTGGCGGAGCTGGACGTGCGCAAGCGCCTGGAAGGCGTGCTGGAGGACGTGGGGGCGCTCATCGGCAGGCTCCAGCCCCTGCGGCCCACCGGCCCCTTGAACTGA
- a CDS encoding ExbD/TolR family protein yields MAIQVPGKRYGKRLQHSKVFGHGGTAKKSGYSDLLITPLVDMFIIIVLFLIANFSATGEVLMMTKDIELPEAVNVKEVEMHPVVMVSGEQISVSGTIIGRVEDFTKDEYLNIPSLEEKLRDMKKQYEDLHSMAQDTANTFKGDINIQAHKDVEYSIIKRVMFSCATAGYNNINFAVITAGDAEAVKAASAKATP; encoded by the coding sequence ATGGCCATTCAGGTTCCAGGCAAGCGATACGGCAAGCGGCTCCAGCACTCCAAGGTGTTCGGGCACGGCGGGACCGCGAAGAAGAGCGGTTACTCCGACCTCCTCATCACCCCGCTGGTCGACATGTTCATCATCATCGTGCTCTTCCTCATCGCGAACTTCTCCGCGACGGGTGAGGTGCTGATGATGACCAAGGACATCGAGCTTCCCGAGGCGGTCAACGTCAAGGAAGTGGAGATGCACCCGGTGGTGATGGTCTCCGGTGAGCAGATCAGCGTCTCCGGCACCATCATTGGCCGCGTGGAGGACTTCACCAAGGACGAGTACCTCAACATTCCGTCGCTGGAGGAGAAGCTCCGCGACATGAAGAAGCAGTACGAGGACCTCCACTCCATGGCGCAGGACACGGCCAACACCTTCAAGGGCGACATCAACATCCAGGCCCACAAGGACGTGGAGTACTCCATCATCAAGCGGGTGATGTTCAGCTGCGCCACGGCGGGCTACAACAACATCAACTTCGCGGTGATTACGGCGGGTGATGCTGAGGCGGTGAAGGCCGCCAGCGCCAAGGCCACCCCGTAG